The region aaaaagagaagcacGTTCTTCTTCCCGTGATACCATTATTTGTCTTTCCGAACAAGTCTCAGGCTGGAGGTTCAATATTGGCAGAGGTGTGAGACAATGTGACAGTCTAATTTGCCATAAGTGACAGACTGCGGTTTCTGCTGGTAATCTGGCCGATAAccagagggaaaggaagagaacTGCACAGTAATCggatcacacagacacacacttttaaacGGAGTGGGAAAGGTTACACCTGGAGATGAGAGTGTACAGATGAGCAGTATTAAAGCGAGACTTCGCAACTTTTGAAGGGGCGAAATGGAACAGCGCTGCCTTGCTCAACTCAACACTCAGGCATTTTGCAGCCACATGACCAGTGGTCCATGGTGGGtaacattagctaatgttagcaaacctCAGATAGATACTCCTGTGTACCTTATGGGGTTGTCTCTCTTTAGTTGAAATTCGAAGTACCACTGGAAcaagggaaattaaaaaaaaaatgtataatgtacGAATTCATAGACTGTAAGCACAGCAGGACTTTGGAAAAAATCCACTGTTATTCTGATAACTCTTGTAGTAAACTAGGcgattgttttgctttgttagCACAAAATAGATGAAACTAGCTGCAGTGAGCAGATAATGACACCAAAGCATCTGAGAAGTAATGTGTAGAAGTATTTTGAATTTGACAGTATCGGTGGATATATTGTGGAGAAAGGTAGGACTGTACGCTGCCTTTTAAAATTTTAGCTGCCTTAAAGTAAGATTACAAATTTGACGTCACTGGTTAGTTTGTCAAGTGAAGCAGTGGAGGCCCCTTAACATAGTTTAAGATTAGGCTACATAGGTTAGTTCTCAATTCTTCTAACCTCTTTTTTTTGATGACTTTATGACCCTTctgttacactacattttaacatttaccatTATCTCAATAGCCACTTGCTGTCCAGCTAAAGTTAGCCtcactttaaacctgcaataagtAATTTTGGCCACTAcgtggcagcagaaacaagccataaacacaacagtgacatatttccactttattttgccaaaaaaaagacactgatgagagcagtgagagtgaactaaaacagtacatttgtgggccggaaaaccaaaacatgagATAAAAGACGCTACATGCTCCGTAGCAACGCTGTTCGCATACAAGTGGTCATATTCActgttgatataaaaaatattgataatagcTACTTTAAGACGTGACATACCTAGAAGTGAAGGTaaaactggaagaaaaacacataataGCACAGAGTAGATAAATGCACATTTCAGTGctaatcctgtgtgtgtgtgtgtgtgtgtgtgtgtgtgtgtgtgtgtgtgtgtgtgtgtgtgtgtgtgtgtgtgtgtgtgcgtgtgtgtgtgtgtgtctgtctgtctgtgtcttgtcAAGGTCTTCTATGATCAGAGTCAGGTCTGTATTTCCCATGAGCCTGAATTTCACAATCATTGTCAGCGTCAGACCTTGACATTGTactagaacacacacatgcctgctcccatgcacacacattcacacacaccccccccccctcttacaaattagttttttttcccactctctGGTCCCTTTACATTAAGGAGGGaagaaataatgtaatttaatacatcAAAGTTAAGCTTCTGACAAACAaatgcattgcattctgggatGTGAGTTTTTTAGCCCAAACATGAACCTCAATTAGCAGTATGATGGAGGAAATGCATCCCCATGAGTCACACTTTAATGAGATGTGCatgggagaaagaagagagagaagagagacaaaggTAAAGAGGGGAAAacgcatgagtgtgtgtgtgcgcgtgtgcgtgagagagaaagagagaaataccAAGATGAAGACAGATGAGAAAGAGCGCCTTTTCAAGGGAAACACCAAGAGACCTGTGTGTGGTTAATTTGGCCTGGTATTAATGAAAGGAGGAAGATTAATTTGAGGGTGGAGAAGAGAAGATCTTAGGGAAGGTTGGGCGAGAGAGCAGGAGAATACAGAGTTCAAAGAGAGAGGGTGATGGAAAGGGCAAGATGTGTGTTCGGGTCTAGACAGTagcattttttctgtgtattacaaggcataaagaaaaaatattcatgacCCGTCTCTTACACTTTGTTTCCTGTGGCCATACTGCATCTGCATGTCAGACACCCTGCTGTCAGCTCCGCTCAATGTGACCATCAGAGAGCTTGAGGTCAACTCCGCCGTGGTCACGTGGGAAATCTTGGAGGGGGACCCTGTCATTGGATTCGCCATCACCCAACAGGTACTTGTGTGTGCGATGTGTCCTTCATATGAGTGCGTTCAGCGAGAAAGTGACAGCGTTGGACATCGTTTAGATCAGAGGTTCTCAAACTGTGAGGAGTGAGATATGAGgcaaaaaaatctgcaggtgAAAAGGACAAATGCATTATTGTGcaatctaaaaacaaacaaaagggaatttagttattgtagttttggCATGCTGATTGGTCCACTTGCCCACACGGTCAAAAGTTGCAGCAGTAGCAGCGGCGTGGTGTGAAGCTTATGGAGATAATTAAGGTAATTTAAAACCCTTAGCGCTTGAATGCTGTAATTTGCATCAAAAATCTCGCTCCGTCTTGGAGTCATTACTCAGTCCAATCTCGACACACTGTGTGATGCAcgtatttttagattcagtgtgactttcTGTTGCTGAGAACATcgtcattttttatttatacatagAGACTAAATGTCCATAAATTCACTAGAAAAAAGTTACCTGGGAATCATCACATTACATcacagttttcttcagtatcaaagtagtccagtgatagttgtctgtacgtCCGTGTGTACAACAAACACAGGAACTGTTAATAGCTAATGTGAcgtacttttaatggtgccaattcgctaaaatgttaataaatataggggaaaaaaaaacagggttcaAGTTGTACCCCACAACATTACTCTGAATCCattgaaatattatatttcctCTTTACATCCCCGAAAGCATTATGGGAATAGTAGTTCCAAAACGTGGATCATGATTATGACCCAAACACATTCACCGAGCACCTTAACAGGAAAccctgtacacctgcttattgaTGCGattatccagtcagccaatcgtgtggcagcagtgcgATAGAAACAATGGAAcccctttgggatgtggtagaacaggaaactggcagcatgaatgtgctgctgacaaatctgcagagagGATGTGATGTAATcacgtcaacatggaccagaatctcaaaggaatgtttccaacatctcgtggaatccatgccacgaagaacAGACATTGCTTttagagcaaagggaggcccagcccagtattagtatggtgttcctaattaAGTGCTCGGTGAGAGTAGCCGTAAGACAAAGATTAacaaaaagagtgaaaacatccattaatgttaatgttaattgtTTCAAACtgtcatatatatttttttgacattattaaGGCTCAGAACATCCCATCAGGATGGTGAGGGGGCagttgtctgattttttttgtatgaggGAGAGCCCACAGtttcagactttgaaaaccacAACCTTTacgtaaataaacaaaaagactTAATCAGTCAAATTTTGCAGCCAAATAGCTGTACATACACTTTCCGAtgcttttcaaatgtacattttgtctACACGCAGTTGTAATAGGTTAAAAAATTCCCTACTGTAATTACCTGATAAATAAAAGTGCCTCTAAGGAGACTTACTCTTGATCTGTCAGGAACCAATTGACCTGAGCAAGCAGTCTTAGCTGGATAATAATGTACATTTCAAGCAGAGTCTACATGGCCAGAGAAGCACTTTGTTTCTTTAAGCTTAATTACATTGCAAACCCCATGTGgctttatttcagcttttttcccAACCATTAACCAAGAGAGACATGTACACATTTGCACCATATCAGCCCTAAGCAGAGGGCAGTTTGCTGAATTTTCACATGAGGGATCATCAGGAAAATCCAGTACACTTGTGTTAAGAAGTAGAAAAGCTCTTTTGGTCTGCCTTTAGGGAGCAATGTAAAGCTGAACCTGTGACTTTAGTTCATGTGATTCAGGGTTTTGATTGCAGGTATTGTTACTTTGTGCCATTATTACCTTGAattgtcaatatttttatgtcaaagAAATTACCTATAGTAAGTTCCCCTCAGAATTTTGTTCTTGGCATGTTGGAAAAGCATCTAAACCATGCCAAATCAAAATCCACTATAATCTGTGGTTTAAAAATATCAGTGGCCCGATACATCACTTTAACCCTGAACCGGTGAGTTTTCTGCTGAAGTGgtgccaaaataaaaaggctttCTCTAGAAGGACCAATAAAGTATCACATTACACTGAGCCTCCTGGCCCCGgtttctcttcttctgctcttctGTTTCTCCCCTCATTTGCAGAAGAAGGATGTGCGCATGCTGAGGTTCATCCAGGAGGTGAACACCACCACGCGCTCCTGTGCACTGTGGGATCTGGATGAAGACACCGAGTACATCGTCCACGTTCAGAGCATTAGCATGGGAGGCAGCAGCCCCCCGAGTCAGCCAGTTCAATTCAGAACGCCCAAAGAGTCAGAGAAGATGGCGTCCAAGAGTCCAGGT is a window of Xiphias gladius isolate SHS-SW01 ecotype Sanya breed wild chromosome 24, ASM1685928v1, whole genome shotgun sequence DNA encoding:
- the fndc5b gene encoding fibronectin type III domain-containing protein 5, giving the protein MAKPGSSAAVLLLLLGFLSVSSVNADTLLSAPLNVTIRELEVNSAVVTWEILEGDPVIGFAITQQKKDVRMLRFIQEVNTTTRSCALWDLDEDTEYIVHVQSISMGGSSPPSQPVQFRTPKESEKMASKSPDEVTMEEFGHAAQLRAGELIIIVVVLIMWAGVIALFCRQYDIIKDNEPNNNKDKAKNSSECSTPEHPQGGLLRSNV